The Ictalurus punctatus breed USDA103 chromosome 9, Coco_2.0, whole genome shotgun sequence genome contains a region encoding:
- the LOC124628477 gene encoding uncharacterized protein LOC124628477, which produces MQTQEKKNVLLNPTSQSVNRSLSSFLSCTVGSQEARADNPTLQHCFFRLSALGMDPVILLGGYSAFHSLYPFLCTPRMVLLESERRLLTIYPSEILEGALYQGSASQAQDYRIIKNLHITHVVNATAEISDAFPNVLRYLRLRLSDDAQQDLRQALPEASRFIAAALRGSPGSPGGRVLVHCSLGRSRSSVLTLGFLMEQRRWSLLHAFQWLKERRTCAAPNAGFLRQLSEYEEQLFGRRLTSLDDIRL; this is translated from the coding sequence ATGCAaacccaagaaaaaaaaaatgtactgctGAACCCAACAAGTCAGTCCGTTAATAGATCTCTGTCTTCTTTCCTCTCGTGTACAGTAGGCAGCCAAGAGGCACGTGCCGACAACCCCACCCTACAGCACTGCTTCTTCCGGTTGAGTGCCCTTGGCATGGACCCTGTCATCCTGCTGGGCGGCTACTCGGCCTTCCACTCGCTCTACCCCTTCCTGTGTACACCTCGGATGGTCCTGCTCGAGTCTGAGCGCCGCCTCCTCACCATCTATCCCTCTGAGATCCTGGAAGGGGCACTGTACCAAGGTTCTGCCTCGCAAGCACAGGACTACCGCATCATCAAGAACCTGCATATCACACATGTGGTCAACGCCACCGCTGAGATCTCAGATGCCTTCCCCAATGTCCTGAGGTATCTGCGACTCCGGCTCAGTGACGACGCCCAACAGGACCTTCGCCAGGCACTTCCGGAAGCTTCCCGTTTCATAGCAGCAGCCCTGAGGGGCTCACCGGGCTCACCAGGAGGGCGTGTGCTAGTGCACTGCAGCCTGGGACGGAGCCGCAGCTCGGTGTTGACACTGGGCTTCCTGATGGAACAGCGCCGCTGGTCTCTACTTCATGCTTTCCAGTGGCTCAAAGAGAGGCGCACTTGTGCGGCACCAAATGCCGGGTTCCTTCGTCAACTCTCTGAATACGAGGAGCAGTTGTTTGGGAGACGCCTAACATCGCTTGATGACATTCGGCTCTGA
- the si:ch211-248a14.8 gene encoding uncharacterized protein si:ch211-248a14.8 produces the protein METWNGCLRCTGTLISKWSSWLRIRGPASVRDVYKSLAPLMLYAVALVVVVLYALADQLHDFVCRILIPQYYYPYTTPLALIQVLLNVLALLGLRALGVVPLNPFSLRLAERLMVPAVCGSVQCVLAMWARASAHSGLFPVIGRLLPLFSLAWGHLLGVSKPNSAHFTCLLTAITLTSIGITAYEGVYDMEPLEYFYSPLSLFLHSLSLAWLSKVAQTERGHATTFDLYYTLTLTQSALLVLLCALHPDTARAITHGSWHTLLFLGYLLAVLLLGSVQIFLVNVTALRYSPLTAALLHSARGLAMPLIQLL, from the exons ATGGAGACCTGGAATGGCTGCCTCAGATGTACAGGCACCTTAATCTCCAAATG GTCGTCGTGGCTGCGGATACGAGGTCCTGCTTCAGTGCGTGATGTCTATAAATCCCTGGCCCCATTAATGCTCTACGCTGTTGCCCTGGTGGTTGTAGTTTTATATGCACTCGCAGATCAGCTCCATGACTTTGTGTGCAGGATCTTAATTCCGCAGTACTACTACCCATACACCACACCGCTCGCGCTCATACAG GTGCTCCTGAACGTCCTGGCATTGCTGGGTCTGCGTGCTCTGGGTGTCGTGCCACTGAATCCGTTCTCTCTGAGGCTAGCTGAGAGGCTTATGGTGCCCGCTGTGTGTGGTAGTGTCCAGTGTGTTCTGGCAATGTGGGCACGGGCGAGTGCACACTCGGGTTTGTTCCCCGTCATCGGGCGCCTCCTCCCGCTCTTCAGCCTGGCATGGGGTCACCTACTGGGTGTCAGCAAGCCTAACTCCGCCCACTTCACCTGCCTGCTCACGGCAATCACTCTCACCTCTATCGGAATTACAG CGTACGAGGGTGTGTACGACATGGAGCCGCTGGAATATTTCTACTCTCCTCTAAGCCTGTTCCTGCACAGTCTCTCCCTGGCCTGGCTGTCCAAGGTCGCCCAGACTGAGCGAGGCCATGCTACGACTTTTGACCTCTACTACACCCTGACACTGACCCAGAGTGCGTTACTGGTACTGCTATGCGCGTTGCATCCGGACACTGCGCGAGCGATCACGCACGGTAGCTGGCACACTCTGCTCTTTCTGGGGTACTTGCTAGCCGTGCTCCTCCTGGGCTCTGTACAGATTTTTCTAGTGAACGTAACGGCGCTGAGGTACTCGCCGCTCACTGCGGCTCTGCTACACTCTGCCAGAGGACTCGCAATGCCACTTATTCAACTATTATAG
- the ecd gene encoding protein ecdysoneless homolog gives MEFLKRAVVPEDAVQYRLFLLHPQPLDVQEKQRLLLRFLEDVLAEVAALLVGYIWQKQPFNLSLHPEKGGVPGHLGGSVEFGDNVEDEWFVVYLLKHITYKFSELAASVQDNDGQFLLIEAAEYLPKWLDPDSSENRVFLYHGELHVLPNRLRAGEAGWPRDSVPSVREALEVLHTHGERCVADRRIRAALERRLEGYPGKIQTSLHHAHCYVPAGVAAVLSRRPDLIAPAVSAFYLRDPVDLQVCRTFRNFPPESRVLTLVTFTRCLYAQLQQQSFVPDRRSGFTLPPPSHPQYKAHELGMKLAHGFEILCSKSGRTEADSEAPVTAHPLWRGFLDSLKKNDYFKGELEGSARYRELATAAESFFKQSLSSVQSCVHGPGEEVLQVLESAPYSLEELKEHVAHLPPEDSDDWLNITPEELDRMLEERGGLRSSKGQGVTCGAGRSEDEEKQQEEEAGFTLVAVTKGMKDFINAMSSHQGAEFPRSCLSEPFNVDPDAVTSALDRLLGGKEEELDSDDLDDDDDDDGDDEAEEEGSEEQTGAQTLDNLRRYMDEMDQELRTTNVGQSFTYNSKQGGDIGADVAGSSAQTDDDDLQPLDLDVNLVTNLLESLSSQAGLAGPASNLLHSLGLRLPPDADPS, from the exons ATGGAGTTCCTGAAGAGAGCTGTTGTACCGGAGGACGCCGTTCAGTACCGACTCTTTCTGCTCCATCCGCAACCTCTGGATGTTCAGGAGAAGCAGCGGCTCCTCCTGCGGTTCCTGGAGGATGTCCTGGCCGAGGTCGCTGCTCTGCTGGTGGGCTATATTTGGCAGAAGCAGCCGTTTAATCTCAGTTTACATCCGGAGAAAG GGGGCGTCCCGGGTCACCTGGGCGGCAGTGTGGAATTCGGCGACAACGTGGAAGACGAGTGGTTCGTCGTTTATCTGCTCAAACACATCACGTACAAGTTCAGCGAGCTGGCTGCTAGCGTCCAGGACAACGACGGACAGTTCCTCCTGATCGAGGCGGCCGAGTACCTGCCCAAGTGGCTCGACCCTGACAGCAGCGAAAACCGG GTGTTCCTGTACCACGGAGAGCTGCATGTTTTGCCCAATCGTTTGCGTGCTGGAGAAGCGGGATGGCCTCGGGATTCAGTGCCGTCAGTACGAGAGGCTCTGGAGGTGCTGCACACACATGGCGAGCGCTGCGTAGCTGATCGGCGCATCCGAGCTGCACTAGAGCGTCGACTGGAGGG ATACCCTGGTAAAATCCAGACCAGCCTCCATCATGCACATTGTTACGTACCTGCGGGTGTGGCAGCGGTGTTGTCACGGCGACCTGACCTCATAGCTCCAGCTGTTTCTGCATTTTACCTGCGTGACCCTGTTGACCTTCAGGTCTGCAGAACTTTCCGGAACTTTCCCCCCGAATCCAGAGTCCTCACACTg GTGACGTTCACCCGTTGTCTTTACGCTCAGCTGCAGCAGCAGAGTTTCGTTCCTGACCGGAGGAGTGGATTTACTCTGCCgcctccatcacaccctcaatACAAAGCTCACGAACTCGGCATGAAACTG GCGCACGGTTTCGAGATCCTGTGCAGTAAAAGTGGGCGCACAGAGGCCGACTCTGAGGCTCCAGTGACCGCTCATCCGCTCTGGAGAGGATTCCTGGACAGCCTGAAGAAGAACGATTACTTTAAG GGGGAACTCGAAGGCTCGGCGCGATACAGAGAGCTCGCGACGGCAGCCGAGAGTTTCTTTAAGCAGTCGCTCTCCAGCGTACAGAG TTGTGTTCATGGTCCGGGTGAGGAGGTGTTGCAGGTGTTAGAGAGCGCCCCCTACAGTCTGGAGGAACTGAAGGAGCATGTAGCTCACCTTCCACCAGAAGACA GTGACGACTGGTTAAACATCACCCCAGAGGAGCTAGATAGGATGCTGGAGGAAAGAGGGGGTCTGAGGTCAAGTAAAGGTCAAGGAGTCACGTGTGGAGCAGGAAGGAGTGAGGATGAGGAGAAGCAGCAGGAGGAAGAGGCCGGATTCACTCTAGTGGCTGTGACGAAGGGGATGAAGGACTTCATAAACGCCATGTCGTCACACCAAGGAGCTGAATTCCCCcg GTCGTGTTTGTCGGAGCCGTTCAATGTCGACCCCGATGCGGTGACGAGCGCTCTGGACAGACTGCTTG GTGGTAAAGAGGAGGAGCTGGACTCTGATGATTtggacgatgatgatgatgatgatggtgatgatgaagcaGAGGAAGAAGGCTCTGAAGAGCAGACCGGAGCACAGACGTTGGATAATCTGAGGAGGTACATGGACGAGATGGACCAGGAGCTTCGAACCACGAACGTCGGACAGAGTTTCACGTACAACAGCAAA CAGGGCGGCGATATCGGAGCAGATGTAGCAGGAAGCTCTGCGCAgacagatgatgatgatctcCAGCCTTTAGACTTGGACGTCAACCTGGTAACCAATTTGCTGGAGTCGCTGTCCTCTCAGGCCGGTCTCGCCGGACCCGCTTCAAACCTGCTGCACAGCCTCGGCCTGCGCCTGCCCCCTGACGCCGATCCCTCCTGA